Below is a window of Yimella sp. cx-51 DNA.
GATTGGAGGAGTTGGCCACCGACTGCCCGGTCGACTACGACTTCGACTCCGACATGGGCACCTTCGGCGAGGGCTCAGGTGAGCTCACCCCCGTCGCGGTCGAGAACTTCCGGATGCTGCAGGAGCGCCAGACCAGCGACGAGTTGGTCGGCGGCGGTTCCAAGAGGGGCCGGGTCAACCTGCTCAACTGGGACGGCAAGGGCAGCCCGCGCGGGCTCTTCCCCGGGCGGAAGGACAAGTGATGAACATCTTCCGTCGCTCTGCCCGCGCCCACCGCTCGCGCCTGCCGCAGCAGGAGTTGCAGGTCGCGTGGCAGGCGGTTTCACTGCTGCTGGACTACCCGGGTGAGGACGCCGCACCGCAGCGCGCGCTGCTGCGTCCGGCGGTGACGCAGTTGCCCGCTTCGGTGCGTGACCCGCTGGTCGCGTTCCTCGATCACGCCGATGCCACCGACCCGCAGGTGCTGCGCAGCGATTACGTCGAGACCTTCGACCACACGCGGCGCGGCTGCCTCTACCTCACCTACTTCGCCTACGGCGACACCCGTCGCCGCGGTGTGGTGCTGGTGCAGTTCAAGCAGGCCTATCGCAAGGGCGGCGCAGAGTTCGAGTCGGACGAACTGCCCGACCACCTCGGCGTGGTGCTGGAATTCGGCGCGACCGTCGACATCG
It encodes the following:
- the narJ gene encoding nitrate reductase molybdenum cofactor assembly chaperone, with the protein product MNIFRRSARAHRSRLPQQELQVAWQAVSLLLDYPGEDAAPQRALLRPAVTQLPASVRDPLVAFLDHADATDPQVLRSDYVETFDHTRRGCLYLTYFAYGDTRRRGVVLVQFKQAYRKGGAEFESDELPDHLGVVLEFGATVDIETSWKLLGDYRAGVEMLRLALQDRHSPWANVLIALCATLPPLGDDEVEAVARLIEQGPPQEDVGMEGYALDPRLNSPSPGTFTPPPTIPNTPEFLGNEIPVGAPR